The Apium graveolens cultivar Ventura chromosome 10, ASM990537v1, whole genome shotgun sequence nucleotide sequence TATTCAATGGAAAACCTCACAAGAATTGTTTATTTGGATTTCGCATACAACAATCTTATTGGCCATATCCCTTTTTTACAGAATTCAGAGAATCTTGCCTATTTAGATCTCTCCCTAAATAGATTATCAGGTACGATTCCTTCCACATACTTTAAAGGATTTGTCAATCTTGCGCATGTTGATCTCACATCCAATCTGTTCACTGGAAATATACCGTCTTCATTGTTTTCTCTACAGTCTTTGCGGCATATTAAGCTTTCCCAAAATCATTTTAGTGGTTCACTGGATGATTTTTCATATGCTTGGTTGCCTAATTTGGACACACTTGATCTAAGTAGCAACAATTTGAACGGGTCTATTCCAGTGTCCCTGTTTGAACTCAAATCGTTAAACATCCTCTCACTGTCCTTTAATAGCTTGACGGGCTCTTTGCAGCTAGAAACTGTTAATAGGCTTGAAAATCTAACCACTCTTGATCTGTCCAACAATTATTTGTCAATTGAAACAAGCCACGACAGTTCAATCCAGATGCTTCCCCAGTTCAGCACGTTTAGATTGGCATCGTGCAAGCTAAAATCTTTCCCTAATCTAGGAAAACAGTCAAGATTATTTGTATTAGATCTTTCAGACAACCAGATTGAGGGAACAATACCAAGCTGGATCTGGACTCTCGGGGATGGACGTCTCAGTTACATCAATTTTTCTTGTAACCAGTTAATGAGTTTCCAAGAACCTTATGTTATGCCTCGGTTAAGTATCCTTGACTTGCATTCAAACCAACTAACTGGAAACATTCCAGTGCCGCCTGAATCAGCTTCCTATGTAGATTATTCTGCCAACAATTTCAGCTCTTCAATTTCTATAGATATTGGCAAGAACCTCAGATTTGCCTATTTTTTTTCCGTTTCAAACAACAGGTTGACAGGAACCATCCCTGACTCACTATGTGGATCTATTTATCTTCGAGTTCTTGATCTGTCCAATAATCGTTTAAGTGGAATGCTACCATCATGTTTACTTGGATGGGGACTATCTCTTGGTGTACTAAATCTTGGAAATAACAAGCTCAGTGGAAAAATCAGTGGTATATATGGGAAAAACTGTGGTTTAAAAACTCTGGATCTGCATGCAAACCATTTAGAAGGAAGTGTTCCAAAATCTCTGGTCAATTGTACAATTTTAGCAGTCTTAAACCTAGGGAACAACAAGATAAATGATACATTTCCATGTTTCTTGAAAAATTCTTCCAATTTGCAAGTACTTGTCTTGCGTAACAACCACTTCCATGGAGACATTCAGTGTCCAGAGCCAATGAGCAACTGGCCACAACTTCAAATTATGGACATATCTTCAAATCAATTTACAGGCAAGTtacctcagaatttgttcttgaATTGGACATCAATGATGGGATATGATGATGGTGCACGATCAAAGGTCAATATCCTGCGCTATGACTTCTTAAAGTTAAATAACTTCTACTATCAGGATACTGTGACAGTGACAAGCAAGGGGCGGGATGTGGAGCTTGTAAAGATTTAAAAAATTTTCGACTCCATTGACTTCTCTAGGAACCAGTTTGAAGGGAGTATACCAGAAACAATAGGAAATCTCAAAATGCTCTACCTACTTAACTTATCAAACAATGCTTTTGCAGGCTCAATTCCATCATCATTTGGAAACTTGAAACGACTCGAAGCTTTAGACCTCTCAGTTAAGAAGATCAAAGGCATAATCCCCAGGGAGCTTGGAAGTCTAACATTCCTTTCATTCTTGAACCTGTCATATAATCAACTCACCGGAAAAATTCCAGCTGCCACTCAGTTTTCAACTTTTGAAGAGAAAGCTTTTAAAGGGAACAAGGGACTCTGTGGGGTTCCATTGAAGATAACTTGTGTTCAAGCTGAAGCTGACCCACCATTAGTCTTCAATGGTAATCAGCATTCTGGAATCAAAGTTGAGTGGGACATGATAGCTGCTGAAACTGGTTTCGCTCTTGGCCTGGGCATTATTATCATGCCTCTTATATTTTACAGGAGATGGAGGATGATTTACTATGAACATATTGATGAAGCTCTATTAAGGATTTTTAAACATGGAAGCCCAAGCAAGAAGACAAAGAAGAGGTAACAAACTTTTGAAATGGAGAGTTAAGAGGAACGATTGAAAACTTCGAAAATAATTAAGCCTAATTTTCTGTAACGTATAATTGAAGTACTTTTTATTTCAAAAAGAAAAACAGAGAGAAGCTGCAAAAGAAGACTGTATACTGCAGTGAGAACATCAGCAAgcttaaaataaattataattgtAATACAAcatgttgacggaggaatctggtaacaacaaagattgaggtttctcgccggaattaagatctatgacggtggtttTTCGCCagaaaatcaagcggtgtgtggtggtttgtggttgttttaggctaagattgatcagagtaagtggtggctcccttatcagctctcaacttcttacccctctcaatgtgcctacgtaccctttatatagggatcaagcctgacgtagttcttggggaacaagaaatctaatgggcttagacttcttattcctaggcccgaTAGAAACTcatccagaatccatcttccgctagctttaggaatgtacAACTATAAGGctcaaccgcgaaggcccaaggctcgtccacaATCGTAGAattcacggataatgcatctccctgcgcaaggataacactccgctacagctatctccttTGATTtatggacgcaggtatagccacggttcaccccaaatgtcggacgcgtccctgtcccccgaatgaggataacccaccagatagcaggataGATGATCCCAAGCTCTTcggtgcaaagtgcaggataactccaaagttctccaacgaggacacccattgaatacaagaacagagttcccaaaacACACACCAGAGTTAACCCCACATGCCCAACGCGGACACCCGTTGATTATAGGAGGAGGCCTAaaatcatcaggcatacccctggaggccttcatgcttttcacggacatccccttccttgaccgtctcaaggagggagttcttcaaagagtacctgcaacaaatacattagtaaaaataaccCTCCATTGCTCCTTTCCATGCATGCTTTATCCTGAGCTCACCCCTGAGAATGTATTTACCACATATAGGACATTGGGCGCGTCTTGACCTTCATGAAACCTACATTGTTTCTCCAACAACTACCTTTCACAACATTCCATGGAGACAGGACGCGTCTTGAGCCTCTGGACGCATACTCCAACCTTCAATGCTAAAAGACCACAATTGCTAGACACCTCCATCACGGTAGGCGCGCCCTACCACCCTAGACACGTTCTACACCAGATAAGTGCTTTCAAAACCTCCTTACCACGGAATTATGCTTGATAAATATTTCCACATCAAGTGGGCGCGTCCTACCTCCATGGACGCATCTTCAATCTGCTTTGCCAAAGGGATCACTTTAGTAAGCATTCTCACCATAGTGGACGCGTCCTAGACATCACGGACGCGTCTAGATTCCCTCATTTGCAACGCAATACCGATTTTGACTTTAATTATCTCACGTTTGACCTGCATTAATCCCATGCCAAATTTTGgttataacaactacccccaaattcCATTTGTAGTTGAAAACGAAATTGGAATTTTTACTCAAAAACCACAAGCAAAATTTGGATTGCCCCTTATTAAACATCAGGACGCGTCCTGAACCCTGGGCGCGCCCAAGATTTACATTCACAAAACTGACTGTTGCGTGACAGCTGGTGCACACGTCATCCAccttcttttctataaataccccCAAAACAGAACTTACATCATCACTTTATTCTCTCTCAACAACCATCGTCGCCGCCATTGAAGCAAAAATTTCAAGTCCAAAAATCCGGCGACTTCTCCGCTCATTTACCGATTTTCTTAGCTCAATTGAACCCTCAACTCATAAGGTATGTAGATCCTTCATTATCTCTTAATTTCACCAAGCCAATCGACTGTAATGGGCAAAAAAACTGTTCATGTACCTCATTCTTCTACGAATTATTCTTCATTTTTTGTATGCATATGTGTATGTATCTGTAAATATGCTATATTTTGCTTCTTTGATCTTGAATTAAATGTTTTTAGGGTTTAAATAAATTTCCCCAAACCGATTAGAATTCCACTGTACTTCGGCTCAAGTGGACGCGTCATCCTTAGGGTGCGCCCTATATTTCTTTGTTTAGGGCATGTTTTTAAGTTGTTTCATCCAAGGGTCATATAGACGCATTGTCATACTAGGACGCGTCATATGATATTTCACTAGCTTTCCATGTAGGACGCGCCCTTGTGCCTGTCTACTGCATATAGATCAACGACACGCAATCATACTAGGACGCGTCTTCATACCGAATTCCTTTATTCCACTTTCTTTAAAATATGGACGCGTCCTCAAAACCCTTTTTTTCTTCTTGTTTCAGCTAGAGGACGCGTCTTCATCCTCTCCATTTCATCCATTCAAGGCTTTCAACACACGCGTTGGGCTTGATTCTCCACCTCCCCTTACCTTTGATCCCGAACCCCCTGAGCACCATAGGACAGATTCCTTCCTCAAAGCAGAAGCTCGTACCTTTGAATCTCTCAAATCAAAGACTTCGATCATGTCGAATTCGAGTTATGAATCTATGGACAATGTTCCCATAAGCACAAGGATTGGCAAGAAGAAACTGAAACGTAAGAGGACCTCCCAGACTGCAAGAAACTCAGCAATACAAGACTGGACTGACGATGAAATTATCCTATCATCCGGTAAACCCCAACAACGCAGGGCCATTTCTGATGAGGACGCGTCCTCGCCTGCTCAAGCAGCATCTCCAGCTGGGGGCGCGTCTCCTGTTGTGGACGCGCCCTCTCCTCATAGCGAGGGTGAATTTGAGGATAGAGCCCTTGAGCCTAAAAAATATCCTATTTCTCCTCAACAATCTATTTCTCCGCTAGAACATTGGGAGCCAAGCGACGCAGAGCTTGATTTTGACTGGAAAGAACTTGAAGATCTTCCTGAGACATAGAAGAATGTCTGGAGGAAGAAAGAAAACAAATTAGCTTGTGTTGGGATGAAATCCACCGCAACTGACCTAGAGATTGGATGGAACATGAAGTACTACGACATGGAGGGAATCTGGGCGCGTCCTCTCAGAATGATGAGGCCCCATATCTTTAATGTGGAAAATTTGAGGATTCCCAGGATGGTCCTAACTCCAAAACTCATTTCTTTAGGTGTGGGCGCGCCCTTACACCCATACATCAAGAAAATATTAAGATGGTATGATGTAGCCCCTGCTCAACTATGTCCCAACTCATACAAACTGGCCTGGGCCTTATACATCATGTACCATAACTTGGAGTTGGGCGCGCCCTCCATGAAAGAATTCAGCTATTTCTTCAGCATCAGGAAGTCTACCCAGGCTACCACTTCTTGGTTGTCAATAAATGGTTGAACAATAAAGGGTTTAATGAGGGAAAGATCAGCCACGAACGAGACTGGAAGGAGCCTATATCTATGATGTCAAAAGGACTCGCGTTCATTTTAACATAGAGCCAAGTAAGTGCGACGTCAAGGACGCGTCCTCTCCTACAGGGCGCGTCTTCTCTTTTGTAATCTTTCTCTTTTTCCCTTTTGTAACCCTCATTTTTCTTTCTTAGATAAAAGAACCCAGAAAGAGCTGAcaggaagaaagaaaaagagagcTGAGAAGGTGTTGAAGTATGCTGAGAAGCATTTTAACCTTAAAGATATGATCACGGAGGCCAATCTCAAAAAGGTTGGGGCTTTGTCTGCAAGGGTTGGTTCCATTTGTAAATACcgtgatttttataattaaaaccCATCCTAACTGCTTCTGAGAAAGCTAGAGGGCTCAACGCAACAGAACTTGTCCAACTGGACATTAGTAGACAAGTGGATTTAGAGCAAGGTAAGAATCATTAGGACGCGTCCTTCGTTCATGACGTGTCATGCATATGTTCGCCTTTTCTCTTACATACATAACCTTAACTTAATCTGACTTGCAGATGTTCCCCACATCCGTGTTTTTACCTTGGGCGCGCCTTAACATTAGGGCGCGTCTTCCTATAATATTTATGACGGATATCGTTAGCATGTCACTTATATCTTCCTCATAGTCCATGTTATAGTTGATGTGTCCCTAAGTAGGACGCGTCATATGGTTAAGACGCGTTATTGTCACCTTGCATTCCTCATGCCTTTACATGCATTTTACCCGACACATGTATATGTATTGAAAATCTATGAATTCTGTTCTCGGCGCGTCTTACTATCAGGATGCGTCTACATTTCTCGGCTAATCGTTTTTCCATGTTTATGTTACAGATATGACTTCTCTTCCAAAGGGATTTGCTATTGGGGCCACCAAAAAGCTGAGAGCCAAGAAGCAAACTCCTGTTAAGCCTGATCCAAAGGTCAAAGACCCCTTGCCTGTTGTCACTCCTCATCCTCCATCAAAAATCATTGACACTACAGTGTTGGACATTCCTGTTAAGGAGGACGTACCCTCAAAACGTCAGAAGACAGTGCCAGATGACTAATCCTTTATTCTCTGATATCTGGGCGTGTCCTCAACTGGCGCCTTCACTGAAGATGAAGTTCGAGGATAGACTTTCAGGATGGAAGAACAAACAGAGCAAGCCATGGTGAAAGCAGCAGCCGAGCTCCATTTGCATGCTAGGCAAAGTGCCAACATGGCTTCTAGACTCAGGGCGCGTCTTGCTGTCACTAATACTgctaaaagtcaggctgaagacAAAATCAAATCTTTGGAGAAGAGCATAAGTCTGCTCACCCAAGAGAAGGATGCTGAGATCAAGCGACTGCAACAAGACAGGACGCGTCTTGAGGACGAGAAGGCGCAGCTCGAAGGTACTGTTACCTCTGTGGAGAAGGCTATGGAGGATGTAATCACTCTGAATTCCACCATGCAGCTGGAGCTTAACACTCTGAATGATGACAGACTGCATGGCTGGAAAGAAGAGAAGAAATTACTGTTTCAAAATGGTTTTGCAGCCGGGTTTGAAGAGTGGTGTTCTGGATTCATAGCCAATGACCCAGGATACACTTTTTCCAAGTTCGATGAAGACACCCAAAAATGGGTAAATGATTTCAGAATCAGGGCTGCAGATTCTATTAAAAACAAGAGGATCATCCTTGGCCTAGAAGAAGATGACGCGTCTCCTACACCTTCTCCACTTAATACTCAGCCTCCTCCACCAGACAACCAGGACAAGCATCAGGACGCGCCTCCTGTTTAGAGCGCGTCTTATGTTTATTCATGCAGTTTTTATCAGAACTACTTTAAGGGTGCGGGCCATTTAAGCCTTGCAAGTTGTAAACTTTGATTATTGTTTCCTAGATTTTATCTGCTTGTATTTTTATAAGGCCTTCCCCTTTTTAAATACCTCCATGTGCATCCTTTTTACTATCTTAATCTTGTTTTGTCACATATATGGGCGCGTCCTAAGCTGAGGACGCGTCGCTGTTAGGttccaatatgtttgtagaagggggggttgaatataaactataccgtttaatcgaatttaatgcgaaataaaaaagtgaaacaaaattcaagttaaataaaactattattaaacttgaaaggtgttacaacaacggtatcgattacaagggattaatctcaaacatattatcacaaatttagaataaatttgacattaactttttctatttttacaataaaaagaatcatatgctagaagcaatttgagattaagttctagggattttgatccgctagatagttacacaagaacaagagaatgatttctagtggtttagatttaactttaattgctagaaaATCAATGATCTTGAATTGCAGTTTagagatgaaatatttcttctgctgcttctgttcttttggttggttgaatgtttttaatgtcttctgctgcttgtcttttaataattcaatcaatagaatcaattgaactagcatggctatctgagaattggcatgactttcggtgagacaatcttttgaactagcatgacaatcggtcAGACAATCacttgagctagcaagacaattccatagctaatagaactttcggtatgacaatctcctgaactagcaagacaatcccacagctagtagaactttcggtgagacaattagaaatgacctggcatgacaatcggtatgacaatctggattgtcatgccagttcaagtttaattgtcttattgaattaaaactgattttaattcaattacacttctgaaaatcaataatattaattcgaaattaattaatcaattaattcaattaatcaataaattaatctttgcagatataatttattttcttaattaaattatatgacttaattaattaatagagaattaatactattcttgaacagcaaccactcttccgaagatcttctgaaaattactgaaaattatgaatcaattccaccacttcaatgttgacactcgatgtactgtctggttcatgagtgactaacttccgtgatgtttcttcatgtcttcactttaataacttgattttcttcagattaaatccctgtaattatctgataccctgacaagatctctgtcacttgattaaatccacaatcttgatttatatcactgaggcttgatcaatttcttgaacttcttccagtgaagtaattcctcaagtatgtagatgaacattgtttttgaatcctttgacatatgttactttgtgagatctctttgacggtagatccactattttcttgttacattcttatttgagttgagttaaatcctcgaataaacaaataggctatgacatatgcctttcaatctccccctatttgtttgttagacaataacaacaaatacctagaggataactcaactaacaaataagaaaaagatgtaaacagaaatgcaaagtaaatagcagaaaagttctggattatatttaacattttccagattccaaatagatgttcctctagactgaacatatcttcaagtagtttcatcttcttttatGTACAACgacatttcctgttgagaagcgcatatatctcttgcttcttcccctatgagaatcaactgcttaaaggagatcaccttcgtttaccacatctcccgtataataggatccgtagataaaaaccaatggtactccccttttggaaaacagcttcttcccttactagaaaatcaccttgtgtttaccacctctcccgtacaataggatccgtagttacaaacaacaatggtgtggtgtagtgtacatatgctttacctttctcttccttcctgctatttctcccccttagttgaggaatcctccaaactattacttaagttattatctcccccttagagaaggaatgtatgccgttatctgaaggagttctcatatttcacttgattagaaaagaaataacaagtagtttctctttcttcctcactgtgagtgtgtgattctgtttagtgtacctcacatgtgtttcactcttctctccactcgtgtttacactcattctcacaagtgtatcactcctctcattgttccaaaattcagctgtacctgcaaggaaaatcaccttagccatccttaaggaggtcacgggtggtgcaatgggagttcgcaaatccccatccttgttaaactcgtcagatgaatctgagtcataatctacaagttgctagtttcccttttagggttccagatttgaattctgggaaggtaaataatgatccaacaaatttagcataaagatcaaagttcctttctaatgtctgtgaagacatttccttgtgactcatcaggtaatatctgaatcattgtcaacaagttgccgatatgtgcctatgtcagatccactatccgcagatgcatccaggggatttaagcctggggaggtagacactgaccactgacatatggctattggatcagtatcctctcctaacatctgtaaaggcaattggtccattaaagatccttgaacaatcgaatctgaccttaaaatggtcgaaacttttgtttccgtcaactcctcctttgtatgtgtaacctttccttgtgcatcaagaattttttatgtttgaggtggggacactacaacggataccctggccgacaggcaaatttcaatagacgtgccctgttgagaggatgaatctagtaactatttttgtgccttttcagccattacatctttttgagaagatgtatgggagctagcagttgtctcggtttaaatactactcatctttgtaggagacagagttgctgggttgacttcagaaccttccttatgtggtgcactaaggcactatctccctcacgctcattcatacttcattttagtggtaagagagtgttggttggttctgtttctgtgtttgtctttacagtctgggatagaagttgtgggttttcaaccttatgactgtcaatgaaagaaatccattggaggctgaacttgtatcacagaacatatggcaatagagataaaatgtacttaagatctataatgaatgaaaatcatacatttaatcttttgagagaaatgatgtacaataatgatttcaaaagattttaaaatgaaataagaaatcactaatgtagaaagaagtttgattttctcctaaaactgttcgagtgcacaagtctgtttttatgcctaaaaagataaatgatttgataagacacagactgatgacccagcagtattaagaagagaaagagagatttgtctttcaatatgaatgagtttttgttaaAGCAATGAccacttagggtaaagtctaagtaattctcattcatgtcaaaagctcacaattatctgcaacaaaatattaacaatatatcattaactgatatttgtcaagtactttagataccaataattatgttgcatatgattttaatataattttaaaaaaatatcaataaattatataccaaatatctatcaaagagatatcagcattaaatttcatatatcatataattgttaactcctaacaattgtaatatctcaaacaatatttacaattacagaatGTACAAACAAAAACTTATATTAATATTATCAAAaatacagaaaatatttacaagttcaatgataacattaccagcttgcaaacaaccatatccctcagttaaacctttgatgttatctccaaaggtaaccactgggccagctttctcaaccacatttgatagcagggctctatctccggtcatatgtcttgacgatccactgtcaagaatccacactgtcggttccacctatttaatgccctgcaatacaaatggattaaaccttcttcggaacccaaacttggttgggcccggcatacttgtagaattgacctttgtcaggcaaaataacattcttaactttaatattctcaactttctcaatgactggacatttgaccttgtaaacagccttaacaaatttctatttaggcttaggcacaaatgtctcctttctagccttagaaggactagcagtcttagacctatcatgcttcctattattcacatgctgacgaggagtagtcttataactagaaacatgcttatcattaaaataagcatacatcaaattaaaagcacaagacatacaattaggaacaccacatactttatgagagggattaacaacaggcaaattatgcatggtagatatggcatttttgttatccaactcatgtgtgtctgagttagtctcagttgctttcacaagtttgactggaactttcaacacacttggcttggaaacaaccttctcattagcacaatcttcagcacgtatttcttcttgaataataaaggaggtctcatcaaatggttcagcaattgatcctttatagaggggtttatcaacacccttaag carries:
- the LOC141689282 gene encoding uncharacterized protein LOC141689282; its protein translation is MKNRGLLLFQILLVIETTLVSSQCLDDQKSLLLEFKRLLKFNATASTKLVHWNPSTEDCCKWGGVVCDKSSGHVVGLELDGESINAGINSSSALFKFQFLKKLNLAHNFFNSTEIPSGLFNLTSLTYLNLSNCGFSGQIPEGLSRMTRLNILDLSDYFIYGKSSLKIENPNLQVIVRNLTELTELYLDGVNLTAQAKSWSQTISSLLPNLSVLSLSNSQISGPIDPSLERLQFLSQIRLDQNNFNETIPEFLANLTNLKVLRLSYCNLQGMFPRRIIQIPALDFLDLSGNGKLQGSLPEFHENGSLQTLVLSLTKFSGMLPESIGNLELLSRIEIMNCNFSGIIPYSMENLTRIVYLDFAYNNLIGHIPFLQNSENLAYLDLSLNRLSGTIPSTYFKGFVNLAHVDLTSNLFTGNIPSSLFSLQSLRHIKLSQNHFSGSLDDFSYAWLPNLDTLDLSSNNLNGSIPVSLFELKSLNILSLSFNSLTGSLQLETVNRLENLTTLDLSNNYLSIETSHDSSIQMLPQFSTFRLASCKLKSFPNLGKQSRLFVLDLSDNQIEGTIPSWIWTLGDGRLSYINFSCNQLMSFQEPYVMPRLSILDLHSNQLTGNIPVPPESASYVDYSANNFSSSISIDIGKNLRFAYFFSVSNNRLTGTIPDSLCGSIYLRVLDLSNNRLSGMLPSCLLGWGLSLGVLNLGNNKLSGKISGIYGKNCGLKTLDLHANHLEGSVPKSLVNCTILAVLNLGNNKINDTFPCFLKNSSNLQVLVLRNNHFHGDIQCPEPMSNWPQLQIMDISSNQFTGKLPQNLFLNWTSMMGYDDGARSKVNILRYDFLKLNNFYYQDTVTVTSKGRDVELVKI